One Owenweeksia hongkongensis DSM 17368 genomic region harbors:
- a CDS encoding T9SS type A sorting domain-containing protein: protein MKKITILCALLATAFGAKSQFDTTGIGSWNSLNNSYETWLQGAFDANRDPNDATDFGWGNYDMSTHIIGGDSIYIIKTMAGDFKAISIDQISGGVYTITYSNLDFSNKVTKTLDRSSYSTKNYFFYSLDNEVEKDLEPATADWDIVFTKFLTFFPGFGAYPVAGVLHNDGVKVSEVEFMTNGSFSAADTVAFPLSENISTIGYEWKDAFAGIVYDTLGYVVKDQMGNINDLQFTGYGGSATGKMVFEVNGVADSVILGSGNDAQVYYSLENMAEVKTNTDHDWDIALYAQSSFSNIPVRINDSRGVELYVYPSSDITFWNTVGLEEERTVNVLSVYPNPASDFINVALQADMPNSVMVNIIDAAGRVVQSQNINTTQGISESRISTAYLSAGIYTVQLSGEGFVASSRVAVRP from the coding sequence ATGAAAAAAATAACTATACTCTGTGCCTTATTGGCAACGGCTTTTGGAGCCAAATCACAATTTGATACTACTGGAATAGGTAGTTGGAATAGTCTAAACAACTCTTACGAAACTTGGTTGCAAGGTGCATTTGATGCAAATCGTGATCCTAACGATGCTACTGATTTTGGTTGGGGAAACTATGATATGAGTACTCACATTATTGGAGGTGATAGTATCTATATCATCAAAACAATGGCTGGTGATTTTAAAGCCATTTCTATTGATCAGATTTCTGGTGGTGTTTATACAATCACATATAGTAATCTTGATTTTTCAAATAAAGTAACCAAGACTTTGGATCGAAGCAGTTACTCTACCAAAAACTATTTCTTTTATAGTTTAGACAATGAAGTAGAGAAGGATTTGGAGCCAGCTACAGCAGATTGGGATATTGTATTTACTAAGTTTCTTACATTCTTCCCTGGCTTTGGAGCTTATCCTGTTGCGGGTGTTTTACACAATGATGGTGTAAAGGTTTCGGAAGTAGAATTTATGACTAACGGTTCATTCTCAGCAGCCGATACCGTTGCTTTCCCGCTTAGCGAAAACATTTCTACCATTGGGTATGAATGGAAAGATGCTTTTGCAGGCATCGTTTATGACACCCTAGGGTATGTTGTGAAAGATCAAATGGGGAACATCAATGACCTACAATTTACTGGATACGGTGGTTCGGCTACTGGTAAAATGGTATTTGAGGTAAATGGTGTTGCAGATTCTGTAATCCTTGGTTCTGGAAACGATGCTCAGGTTTACTATTCTTTAGAAAACATGGCAGAAGTAAAGACAAATACTGATCACGATTGGGATATCGCTCTTTATGCACAGTCTAGCTTTAGCAATATTCCGGTAAGAATTAACGATAGCCGTGGTGTTGAACTTTACGTTTATCCATCTAGTGATATTACATTCTGGAATACAGTAGGTTTGGAAGAAGAGCGTACTGTAAATGTACTTTCAGTTTATCCAAATCCAGCAAGTGACTTTATAAATGTTGCTCTTCAGGCTGACATGCCAAATAGCGTGATGGTAAACATTATTGATGCTGCAGGTCGTGTGGTTCAGTCACAAAATATAAATACAACTCAAGGTATTAGCGAAAGCAGAATTTCTACTGCTTACTTAAGCGCTGGTATCTACACAGTACAATTATCAGGAGAAGGCTTTGTAGCTAGCTCACGTGTGGCTGTAAGGCCATAG
- a CDS encoding NYN domain-containing protein, whose amino-acid sequence MDLKLAVLIDGDNIPSAYVREMMEEIAKYGNPTIKRIYGDWTKPHLSKWKNVLLENAITPIQQYGYTQGKNATDSAMIIDAMDILYSQKVDGFCLVSSDSDFTRLATRLREAGMTVFGIGEKKTPNPFIVACDRFIYIEILKNTSSESEESKPEQKTEVDKITAKDIKLIASTISDLGDDDGWAFLGDVGNLLQKKQPNFDSRNYGFQKLTPLIKSIKEFEIEERESPKGRFKLVYVRKKQRRNSRSSSKS is encoded by the coding sequence ATGGACTTGAAGCTGGCAGTACTTATTGATGGTGACAATATCCCATCCGCTTATGTGCGAGAGATGATGGAAGAGATTGCAAAATATGGCAACCCCACCATCAAGCGTATCTATGGCGATTGGACAAAGCCACATTTGAGCAAATGGAAAAATGTGTTGCTGGAAAATGCCATAACGCCTATTCAGCAATACGGCTATACTCAAGGTAAAAATGCAACTGACTCTGCCATGATAATTGATGCCATGGATATCCTTTATTCTCAGAAGGTAGATGGGTTTTGCTTAGTTTCTAGCGACAGCGACTTTACGCGATTAGCAACACGTTTGCGTGAAGCGGGAATGACGGTATTTGGGATAGGGGAGAAGAAAACTCCGAATCCTTTTATTGTGGCCTGCGATAGGTTTATTTATATAGAGATTTTGAAAAACACATCTTCAGAATCAGAGGAGAGTAAGCCAGAGCAGAAAACCGAGGTAGATAAAATTACCGCTAAGGATATTAAACTAATTGCCAGCACTATTTCAGATTTGGGAGATGATGATGGTTGGGCATTTTTGGGAGACGTAGGTAATCTTCTTCAAAAAAAGCAACCAAACTTTGACTCCCGAAACTATGGTTTTCAAAAACTAACTCCGCTCATCAAGTCTATTAAAGAATTTGAAATTGAAGAACGCGAAAGCCCAAAGGGACGCTTTAAATTGGTGTATGTCCGAAAAAAACAGAGGCGAAATTCTCGATCTTCTAGCAAGTCTTAA
- a CDS encoding PH domain-containing protein has product MNNLNLNEPQRQSLVGVAVIFFKNLRVAANIFISVILVQFGTEISFWGLGLKEVGFIIAGLFLIISYLQYRRFYFYVVDDKFIMEKGLLSRDRITIPFDRIQTVNLNQNIIQQVLGVMAVKVDTAGSTEKELEISALPKSYARELQNFLIEKKEETKQEKGELETETSEDERETNKTLDLSTKRPLVTLPIKDLLLVGLTENHLRTGLLVFAVINGYVWQFEEYLLKPFEPFLEEQANTFMASWLILLPIAVLAFLFISVLMSMIQSLLKYFNLEFFVDAKGVQLVSGLLKRAEYQIPNNKIQYLKWKSNPLRKLIGLRTLAVKQASPEDARGTKGVVRVPGCRDEQLEVVLDTFYPQALTGTYTHYLPNQLLRLQHTIYFGIIPSILITGLGWFGWIFSLGALLYLPISLFFIKKYFFSVSMLVSSEMLILKKGWVFPSRVALPLYKLQNVKLTQSIFQKQRNLASVTFYTAAGVEGFKHLPFEEAVELYDFLLYKIEVEDRGWM; this is encoded by the coding sequence ATGAATAACCTAAACCTGAATGAGCCGCAAAGACAATCCCTTGTTGGTGTGGCGGTTATTTTTTTTAAAAATCTTAGAGTTGCTGCCAACATCTTCATCTCTGTGATTTTGGTGCAATTTGGTACCGAAATTTCCTTTTGGGGATTAGGTCTCAAAGAAGTTGGGTTCATCATTGCCGGGCTGTTTCTCATCATTTCTTATCTACAGTACCGCAGGTTTTATTTTTATGTGGTGGATGATAAATTCATCATGGAAAAGGGCTTGCTGAGCCGCGACCGCATTACTATTCCCTTTGACAGAATCCAAACCGTAAACCTCAATCAAAATATTATTCAGCAGGTGCTTGGCGTGATGGCCGTAAAAGTGGACACGGCAGGAAGTACTGAAAAAGAGCTAGAAATTTCGGCTTTACCCAAAAGCTATGCTCGCGAACTGCAGAACTTTTTAATAGAAAAGAAAGAGGAAACTAAGCAGGAGAAAGGAGAGCTTGAAACGGAAACTAGTGAGGACGAACGTGAAACAAACAAAACCTTAGACCTTAGTACAAAACGCCCTTTGGTTACACTACCCATCAAAGATCTTTTGCTGGTAGGTCTTACGGAGAATCATTTGCGAACAGGGTTATTGGTTTTTGCGGTAATCAACGGTTATGTATGGCAATTTGAAGAATATTTACTCAAACCTTTTGAGCCATTTTTAGAAGAGCAAGCCAATACTTTTATGGCTTCGTGGCTTATTTTATTGCCTATTGCCGTTCTGGCTTTTCTATTTATTTCGGTTTTGATGTCAATGATTCAAAGCTTGCTGAAATACTTCAATCTTGAGTTTTTTGTAGATGCTAAAGGAGTGCAGTTGGTTTCGGGTTTGCTAAAACGGGCAGAGTATCAAATTCCAAACAATAAAATTCAATACCTAAAGTGGAAGAGCAACCCTTTGCGTAAGCTTATTGGCTTAAGAACTTTAGCTGTAAAGCAAGCCAGCCCTGAGGATGCTAGAGGCACAAAAGGTGTAGTACGTGTGCCTGGTTGCCGAGATGAACAGTTGGAAGTGGTGCTCGATACTTTTTACCCTCAAGCTCTTACAGGTACTTATACTCACTATTTGCCCAATCAGTTATTGCGTTTGCAGCACACTATTTATTTTGGAATAATCCCTTCCATATTAATCACAGGCTTGGGATGGTTTGGTTGGATTTTTAGTTTGGGAGCTTTGCTGTACTTACCTATTTCTTTGTTTTTTATCAAGAAGTATTTCTTCAGCGTATCTATGTTGGTTAGTTCCGAAATGTTGATTCTGAAGAAAGGATGGGTGTTTCCCTCAAGAGTAGCCCTGCCACTTTACAAATTGCAAAATGTGAAGCTCACCCAAAGCATTTTTCAAAAACAAAGAAATCTGGCTTCGGTAACTTTTTACACAGCAGCCGGAGTGGAAGGTTTTAAACACCTGCCTTTTGAGGAAGCTGTGGAGCTTTACGATTTTCTGCTTTATAAGATTGAAGTGGAAGATAGAGGGTGGATGTAG
- a CDS encoding DUF6607 family protein, which yields MKKLLTLSLALSLGMAFGQNKKENDKNNIKEMCGCYEVEFDYAETFSDAKDYEFRDRYTAHALEWVLADEETEDMVMLQHLLVINDSMIIKHWRQDWYYENTELFVYNRNLEWKKEEISADKAKGTWTQKVYQVDDSPRYQGYATWIDVDGKSYWESETFAPLPRREYTTRSDYNVLMRTNRHQITDYGHLHDLDDAKIIRTEAKDSILVWEKGRNKYTKVDDSRCAAAVSWWETNREYWVDVRAVWDDVMEENDYINIAQKADNKVLYERLFRLGDELIAEKKYNSKKAQKQIREQIDIHLSSVATPWDTATAE from the coding sequence GTGAAAAAATTACTTACACTTTCGTTGGCGCTTTCCTTAGGAATGGCATTTGGTCAAAACAAAAAGGAGAACGATAAGAACAATATCAAAGAAATGTGCGGCTGCTACGAGGTAGAGTTTGACTATGCCGAAACGTTTTCTGATGCAAAGGATTATGAGTTTCGCGATCGCTACACTGCACATGCTTTGGAGTGGGTTTTAGCAGATGAGGAAACTGAAGATATGGTAATGCTTCAGCATCTTTTGGTGATAAATGATTCGATGATCATTAAGCACTGGCGCCAGGATTGGTATTATGAAAACACTGAGCTTTTTGTATATAACAGAAATCTAGAGTGGAAGAAGGAGGAAATTTCTGCTGATAAAGCAAAAGGAACCTGGACTCAAAAAGTATATCAGGTGGATGATAGCCCGCGTTACCAAGGCTACGCTACTTGGATTGATGTAGATGGAAAAAGCTACTGGGAGTCAGAAACTTTTGCTCCACTTCCAAGAAGAGAATATACAACCCGTTCTGACTACAATGTATTGATGCGCACCAACCGTCATCAAATTACCGACTATGGTCACCTTCATGATTTGGATGATGCAAAGATCATTCGCACAGAAGCTAAGGACAGCATATTAGTATGGGAGAAAGGTAGAAACAAGTATACCAAAGTAGATGATAGTCGCTGTGCCGCAGCTGTAAGCTGGTGGGAAACAAACCGCGAGTACTGGGTTGATGTGCGTGCCGTTTGGGATGATGTGATGGAAGAAAACGACTATATCAATATTGCTCAAAAAGCAGATAACAAAGTTCTTTATGAGCGTTTGTTCAGATTGGGTGATGAGCTTATAGCTGAGAAGAAATACAACTCTAAGAAAGCACAAAAGCAAATCCGTGAGCAAATAGACATACATCTTTCTAGTGTTGCTACCCCTTGGGATACGGCAACAGCTGAATAA
- a CDS encoding RCC1 domain-containing protein, which yields MLIRKLLFILLTSLSFCTAAQMVDAGNGHAIVLDKDGKVFTMGRNNYGQIGDSTYEDHNTPYHVERLPKIKIIARGYDHSLAIDEQGRVWAWGRNNYGQLGSAIPIDFNTPQLVVNHRDFISVEGGHWHTVALKEDGTVWTWGHNFYGELGDGTREHSQYPRSVVKKDKTTLQGIVKIVSVGYHTLALDKNGEVYSWGSNDFGELGHFHNVIQHYAEKVEGLQNIKSIAVGWHHSVAINENGELFMWGSDPSTQVRESTSDHFNSIVKIDSLPPMVKIACGSWHSLAIDETGQVWGWGNNRYGMLGTKDTISYTYPKKIPGFKGIEEIGGGCFQSLAIDKKGDFYTFGGNASGQQGQGDFAYIFVPTKLDLSLEPKGEVAQAEMGKENDAIASESNITGKQIIEVPKIIMYSVLFLSLLFNVVFFIKYRKAQRKDKLTNL from the coding sequence ATGCTGATCAGAAAACTTCTCTTTATACTACTCACTTCTCTTTCATTTTGTACCGCTGCTCAAATGGTTGATGCCGGAAACGGCCATGCTATTGTACTTGACAAAGACGGGAAGGTGTTTACCATGGGAAGAAACAATTATGGTCAAATTGGAGATAGTACCTATGAAGATCACAATACCCCTTATCACGTAGAGCGTTTGCCAAAAATCAAAATTATTGCCAGAGGATATGATCATTCTTTGGCTATTGATGAGCAAGGTAGAGTGTGGGCTTGGGGGCGAAATAATTATGGTCAGCTGGGCTCAGCAATTCCCATCGATTTTAACACTCCACAGTTGGTAGTGAATCATAGAGATTTTATAAGTGTCGAGGGTGGTCATTGGCATACAGTTGCCTTGAAAGAGGATGGGACAGTATGGACTTGGGGGCACAATTTTTATGGAGAATTAGGAGATGGTACCCGTGAACATAGCCAATACCCGAGAAGTGTTGTAAAGAAAGATAAAACCACCTTGCAAGGGATAGTTAAAATTGTTAGTGTTGGATATCACACTTTGGCTTTAGATAAAAATGGAGAGGTATATTCATGGGGTTCAAATGACTTTGGCGAGTTGGGACACTTTCACAATGTTATTCAACATTATGCGGAGAAAGTAGAAGGTTTGCAAAACATAAAATCCATAGCCGTTGGTTGGCATCACTCTGTAGCTATAAATGAAAATGGTGAGTTGTTCATGTGGGGGTCTGATCCTTCCACACAAGTACGAGAATCAACATCCGATCATTTTAATTCAATAGTGAAAATTGACTCATTGCCACCAATGGTGAAAATTGCTTGTGGAAGCTGGCATTCCTTAGCAATTGATGAAACTGGCCAAGTGTGGGGGTGGGGGAACAATCGTTATGGAATGCTCGGAACGAAGGACACAATCAGCTACACTTACCCCAAAAAGATTCCAGGTTTTAAAGGAATAGAGGAAATAGGTGGTGGGTGTTTCCAATCATTAGCAATTGACAAGAAGGGTGATTTTTACACCTTTGGCGGTAATGCCAGCGGACAGCAGGGGCAAGGCGATTTTGCTTATATATTTGTGCCTACTAAACTAGACCTTAGCTTGGAGCCTAAGGGGGAAGTTGCCCAAGCTGAAATGGGTAAAGAAAATGACGCGATTGCTTCCGAAAGCAACATAACTGGCAAACAAATAATAGAAGTGCCAAAAATCATCATGTATTCGGTTCTCTTTCTTAGTTTACTGTTCAACGTTGTGTTTTTTATAAAGTATCGTAAAGCACAGAGAAAAGATAAGTTGACAAACTTATAG
- a CDS encoding Crp/Fnr family transcriptional regulator: MNSNFYKYFQSLTELPASELEKLTADLPSREVKKGDYVLKSGEICQHTFFVDKGLLRMYSVNEDGKESIVQFAPENWMMSDRGSVYFNEPSAYFIDAIEDTKAVLIDSDFIQKISAISAEFRVNNERILQNHVRHLQNRISLLIGANAETRYLDFIKLYPDLMLRVPQWMVASYLGITPESLSRVRRDLAKRNFKG, encoded by the coding sequence TTGAATTCAAATTTTTACAAATACTTCCAATCACTCACCGAGTTACCTGCTTCTGAATTAGAAAAACTGACGGCTGATTTGCCAAGTCGAGAAGTGAAGAAGGGTGATTATGTACTAAAAAGTGGAGAAATCTGTCAGCATACCTTTTTTGTTGATAAAGGTTTACTTCGTATGTATTCTGTTAATGAAGATGGAAAAGAAAGCATTGTACAGTTCGCACCCGAAAATTGGATGATGAGTGATCGTGGTAGTGTGTATTTTAATGAGCCATCAGCCTATTTTATTGACGCAATAGAAGACACCAAGGCAGTTTTAATAGACTCCGATTTTATTCAAAAAATATCAGCGATCAGCGCTGAGTTTAGAGTAAATAATGAACGAATACTTCAAAACCATGTGCGCCATTTGCAAAACAGAATAAGCTTGCTGATTGGTGCAAATGCTGAAACCCGTTATCTTGATTTCATAAAACTATATCCTGACCTGATGCTCCGGGTACCCCAATGGATGGTAGCTTCCTATTTGGGGATAACCCCAGAAAGCTTAAGCCGTGTAAGGCGCGATCTTGCCAAAAGGAATTTTAAAGGCTAG
- a CDS encoding PH domain-containing protein, which translates to MLLENLDINPDELPQMEAVDFESLESDYLYMRLTAWALFFLMAAGVLTVLLFTTDVAAWMYYTPWAALFALVFIFEIIGFKIKGYAIRQKDVSYKSGLIWFHMTSVPFNRIQHCEISQGPLGRLFNLASVKVYTAGGSGSDLSISGLTKERAQRLRDFITKLSAEYE; encoded by the coding sequence ATGCTACTCGAAAATCTTGACATAAACCCCGATGAGCTTCCGCAAATGGAAGCGGTGGATTTTGAATCACTAGAATCGGATTACCTATACATGCGCCTTACCGCTTGGGCTTTGTTCTTTCTTATGGCAGCTGGTGTGCTCACCGTTTTACTTTTTACTACCGATGTAGCAGCTTGGATGTACTATACACCTTGGGCGGCTTTATTTGCGCTGGTGTTTATCTTCGAAATAATAGGCTTCAAAATAAAGGGATATGCCATTCGCCAAAAAGATGTGAGTTATAAAAGTGGCCTTATTTGGTTTCACATGACCAGCGTTCCTTTCAACAGAATTCAGCATTGCGAGATTAGCCAGGGGCCATTGGGTAGGTTATTCAATTTGGCATCGGTAAAAGTATACACGGCAGGGGGTAGCGGTAGCGACCTTAGCATTAGCGGACTTACCAAAGAGCGTGCACAGCGACTTCGTGATTTTATTACCAAGCTGAGCGCGGAGTATGAATAA
- a CDS encoding phytoene desaturase family protein — translation MQHKRFQRFSPDIDFSDVDHIVIGSGIGGLTAATWLAKCGQKVVVLERHYVPGGFTHSFKRKQGFNWDVGVHYVGNLEEGGSMRGMFDLLSNKKLEWEPMGEVYDVVQIGDDVYEFKAGKENFRKQMIGYFPNEEKAIDDYLELLKKSNKWGSAFFFEKSFKPFLSKSLGWFIRKFYKKYSQQTTLEVLSKITTNKRLIAVLCGQCGNYGLSPRHSSFGAHALVIGHFMEGGYYPKGGSEQIALKTIDTLHELGSEVYINADVSEIVTKGSRVKGVMVGETFIPCKSVISGVGVNNTFNHLLKNGASKTCDFNLETVKPATGHICLYVGLDKSSEELNLPKHNLWWYANENIDATFDNMTLKDAPDKFAYISFPSAKDPKWEETNAGTATIQAISKANYEWFAKYEDQPWMKRDDEYKKLKEEFKDGMLERLYNLYPQIKGHVAVTEVSSPLSTKHFSNYKKGEIYGLDHTPDRFDLSFLRPETKIKGLRLTGQDITLVGVAGAMLSGMLVAITILKFRVWRIFKEIGELQKK, via the coding sequence ATGCAGCACAAACGCTTTCAGCGGTTTTCTCCAGATATTGATTTTTCAGACGTTGACCACATTGTTATAGGCTCTGGCATTGGCGGTCTTACCGCTGCTACCTGGTTAGCCAAATGTGGACAGAAAGTAGTGGTTCTCGAGCGCCATTATGTTCCTGGTGGTTTCACTCATAGTTTCAAAAGAAAGCAAGGTTTTAATTGGGATGTAGGCGTTCACTATGTTGGCAATTTGGAAGAAGGCGGTTCTATGCGCGGCATGTTTGACTTGCTAAGCAACAAAAAGCTGGAATGGGAACCCATGGGTGAAGTGTATGATGTGGTTCAGATTGGCGATGACGTGTATGAGTTTAAAGCCGGTAAAGAGAATTTTAGGAAGCAAATGATTGGCTATTTTCCAAATGAGGAAAAGGCAATTGACGACTATTTGGAGTTACTCAAAAAATCAAATAAATGGGGAAGTGCTTTCTTTTTTGAAAAGAGCTTCAAACCATTTTTGAGCAAGTCTTTGGGTTGGTTTATTCGCAAGTTTTATAAAAAGTATTCTCAGCAAACTACCCTGGAAGTACTGAGTAAAATCACTACGAACAAGAGGCTGATAGCAGTGCTTTGTGGCCAATGTGGTAATTATGGTTTATCACCAAGGCACAGCAGCTTTGGTGCGCATGCTTTGGTAATCGGTCACTTTATGGAGGGCGGTTATTACCCAAAAGGCGGATCGGAGCAAATCGCATTGAAAACTATTGACACCTTACACGAGCTAGGAAGCGAAGTATATATAAATGCTGATGTTTCAGAAATTGTGACTAAGGGAAGCCGTGTGAAAGGTGTAATGGTGGGGGAAACTTTTATTCCCTGTAAAAGTGTGATAAGCGGAGTGGGAGTAAATAATACTTTCAATCACCTTTTGAAAAATGGAGCAAGCAAAACCTGTGATTTTAACCTTGAGACTGTAAAACCGGCTACCGGACATATTTGCTTGTATGTAGGCTTGGACAAATCCAGCGAAGAGCTTAATCTGCCAAAGCATAACTTGTGGTGGTATGCAAATGAAAATATTGATGCGACTTTTGACAATATGACTTTGAAAGATGCACCGGATAAGTTTGCTTACATATCTTTTCCGTCAGCCAAAGATCCTAAATGGGAAGAAACGAATGCGGGAACAGCCACTATTCAGGCAATTTCTAAAGCCAATTATGAATGGTTTGCAAAATATGAGGATCAACCTTGGATGAAAAGGGATGATGAGTACAAAAAGTTGAAGGAGGAATTCAAGGACGGAATGCTGGAGAGGCTATACAACCTATATCCACAAATCAAAGGACATGTAGCTGTTACTGAGGTTTCATCACCTCTTTCTACCAAACATTTTTCCAATTATAAAAAAGGAGAGATTTATGGTTTGGATCATACCCCTGATCGTTTTGACCTTTCTTTTTTAAGACCTGAAACCAAAATAAAAGGTCTTCGACTCACAGGGCAGGATATTACTTTGGTGGGTGTAGCAGGGGCCATGCTTTCGGGTATGCTTGTCGCAATTACTATACTCAAATTTCGCGTGTGGCGAATTTTCAAGGAAATTGGCGAACTTCAAAAGAAATAG
- a CDS encoding class I SAM-dependent methyltransferase, whose amino-acid sequence MSDKFSEEDLKSLAKQLSNPTGEDGIKVGQLMSEGNIEMIKAAIEALQLKFGQSVLELGPGNADHLKTILDQAEYLNYFGVDISETMKAEAERINAKFIELRIAFFTLYDGTNLPFKDKTFDATLTVNTIYFWEKPAELLNEVYRVLKPGGRFAIAYGQKDFMKNLPFVKHGFQLYSDEDIKVLVAQSSFKIEEIQHKEDNAISKTGEKVRRQFGVAVLMK is encoded by the coding sequence ATGTCTGATAAATTTTCGGAAGAAGACCTTAAATCACTAGCAAAGCAATTGAGCAACCCTACTGGAGAAGATGGGATTAAAGTAGGGCAGTTGATGAGTGAGGGCAACATTGAAATGATCAAAGCTGCCATTGAGGCTTTGCAGCTTAAGTTTGGGCAAAGTGTGTTGGAACTCGGTCCGGGCAATGCAGATCATTTAAAAACCATCTTAGATCAAGCGGAATATCTCAACTATTTTGGTGTAGACATTTCCGAAACCATGAAGGCGGAAGCCGAGCGCATTAACGCCAAGTTTATAGAGCTTAGAATAGCCTTCTTTACCCTGTATGACGGAACAAATCTTCCCTTTAAGGATAAAACTTTTGATGCTACTCTTACGGTAAATACCATCTACTTTTGGGAGAAACCAGCAGAATTACTTAATGAAGTATATAGAGTGCTAAAGCCGGGAGGACGCTTTGCGATAGCTTATGGCCAAAAGGATTTCATGAAAAACCTTCCTTTTGTGAAACATGGTTTTCAGCTTTATTCTGATGAAGACATTAAGGTTCTCGTTGCTCAATCAAGTTTTAAGATTGAAGAAATTCAGCATAAGGAAGATAATGCTATTTCGAAAACAGGAGAGAAGGTAAGAAGGCAGTTTGGAGTTGCCGTATTGATGAAATAG
- a CDS encoding pirin family protein — MNTKKIEVVIPPREPHYVGDGFRVHNFIPSAYHLDMKRMDPFIMMDYNSRFHFPATDTPRGVGVHPHRGFETVTIAYKGKVAHHDSAGGGGVIGEGDVQWMTAASGVLHKEYHEKEFAKKGGDFQMVQLWVNLPAKDKMSTPKYQGITNAEIAKYNLPNGGGVVELIAGEYKDERGAASTFTPLNMLNARIKKGGKADFSFPASYNTGLLVIEGSITVNGEEQVPTDHFVLFENEGEDFTIEALEDAVVLILGGEPINEPIAAQGPFVMNTREELMQAINDFNMGKFGYLED, encoded by the coding sequence ATGAATACAAAAAAGATAGAGGTGGTAATTCCACCAAGAGAGCCTCACTACGTGGGCGATGGATTCAGAGTACATAATTTTATCCCGAGCGCTTATCATTTGGACATGAAGCGTATGGATCCATTTATAATGATGGATTATAATTCCAGATTTCATTTCCCCGCTACAGATACACCAAGAGGTGTGGGCGTACATCCCCACCGTGGTTTTGAAACCGTAACTATTGCCTATAAGGGAAAAGTAGCGCATCACGATAGTGCTGGTGGTGGCGGTGTAATTGGCGAAGGAGATGTGCAGTGGATGACTGCCGCTTCTGGTGTTTTGCACAAAGAGTATCACGAAAAGGAGTTTGCCAAAAAAGGTGGCGATTTTCAGATGGTGCAGCTTTGGGTAAACCTTCCCGCTAAGGACAAAATGAGCACACCAAAATACCAGGGAATTACAAATGCAGAAATAGCTAAATACAACTTGCCCAATGGCGGTGGAGTAGTAGAGCTAATTGCCGGAGAATATAAAGATGAGCGCGGTGCAGCCTCCACTTTTACGCCACTAAATATGCTCAATGCCAGAATTAAAAAGGGCGGTAAAGCAGACTTTTCATTCCCTGCAAGCTATAACACAGGATTGCTGGTAATTGAAGGCAGTATTACTGTAAATGGCGAGGAGCAAGTACCTACGGATCATTTTGTGTTATTTGAAAATGAAGGCGAAGATTTCACCATTGAAGCGCTTGAAGATGCCGTGGTGCTAATACTTGGTGGAGAGCCCATCAATGAGCCGATTGCTGCCCAAGGGCCATTTGTAATGAACACACGTGAAGAATTGATGCAAGCCATCAATGACTTTAACATGGGTAAATTCGGGTATTTGGAAGATTAA